A window of Fictibacillus halophilus contains these coding sequences:
- a CDS encoding DUF2759 domain-containing protein, giving the protein MGLAIIFGLVAILAALGLLRSLKIKNLMAAGFAFLTFAVFGWFTVMTVLDVLVGSGGSTGH; this is encoded by the coding sequence ATGGGATTAGCCATTATATTCGGCTTAGTAGCTATTTTAGCTGCGTTGGGACTATTGCGTTCGTTAAAAATTAAAAATTTAATGGCAGCAGGTTTTGCCTTTTTAACGTTTGCAGTTTTTGGCTGGTTTACAGTCATGACTGTTCTGGACGTTTTAGTAGGCAGCGGCGGCTCTACAGGCCATTAA
- a CDS encoding M14 family metallopeptidase, translated as MEIVMRNGDSFWYYSRLLSIPYVLIKDSNPNVTATNMHAGESIEIPGMFLEKYKIKNGDTFFTIADKFDIPLDALYLVNPTIKPKEIFTKDIINIPRVLPYPSIKCQRKYDTAALKYDLDKLLNVYPFIRKQEIGKSVLGKPIDMLIIGNGKKKVHINGSFHGNEWITSGVLMKFINEYAAALSADKILNGYKAADLYRDTTLYAVPMVDPDGVDLVLNGPPEDSEWKELVLKLNKGSKDFSGWKANIRGVDLNNQFPARWELEQVRKPTSPAPRDYPGIAPLSEPEARVMAEITEKHLFDRVVALHTQGKELYWGFEGEEPMPISGEIAGEFERVSGYKAIRYVDSYAGYKDWFIQEYRKPGFTIELGIGVNPLPLRQFDTIYEDTRGIMLAALYM; from the coding sequence TTGGAAATTGTCATGCGTAACGGCGATTCTTTTTGGTATTACTCACGTCTATTATCTATCCCTTACGTGTTGATTAAGGACTCTAATCCTAACGTAACAGCAACGAATATGCATGCAGGGGAGAGCATAGAGATTCCTGGAATGTTCTTAGAAAAATACAAGATTAAAAATGGTGACACGTTTTTTACAATAGCAGATAAATTTGATATTCCTCTTGATGCCTTATATCTAGTTAACCCTACAATAAAACCGAAGGAAATATTTACGAAGGACATTATCAATATTCCTAGAGTGTTGCCGTATCCATCTATCAAATGTCAGAGAAAATATGATACTGCTGCACTAAAATATGATTTGGATAAACTTCTTAACGTATATCCATTCATTAGAAAACAGGAAATTGGTAAATCTGTTCTCGGCAAACCTATAGATATGCTTATAATTGGAAATGGAAAAAAGAAAGTGCACATCAATGGTTCGTTTCATGGAAACGAATGGATTACTTCAGGGGTCCTGATGAAGTTTATTAATGAGTATGCAGCTGCACTTTCAGCGGATAAAATTTTGAATGGATATAAAGCTGCGGACTTATATAGGGATACTACACTTTACGCCGTACCAATGGTCGACCCAGATGGAGTCGATCTCGTTTTGAATGGTCCTCCTGAAGATTCTGAGTGGAAAGAGCTTGTCTTAAAATTAAATAAAGGAAGCAAAGATTTCTCAGGATGGAAAGCGAATATTCGCGGGGTAGACCTTAATAATCAATTTCCTGCAAGATGGGAGCTTGAACAAGTAAGAAAACCAACTTCTCCTGCCCCACGGGATTACCCTGGTATCGCTCCATTAAGTGAACCAGAAGCAAGAGTGATGGCAGAGATTACAGAAAAGCACCTATTCGACCGAGTGGTAGCCCTTCATACACAAGGTAAAGAATTATACTGGGGTTTCGAAGGGGAAGAACCTATGCCGATATCAGGAGAGATCGCTGGTGAATTTGAGAGGGTTAGCGGGTATAAAGCGATTAGGTATGTGGATAGTTATGCGGGCTACAAAGATTGGTTTATACAAGAATACAGAAAACCTGGATTTACCATCGAACTCGGAATAGGGGTTAACCCACTTCCATTAAGACAGTTTGATACGATCTATGAAGATACAAGAGGAATTATGTTAGCAGCTCTCTACATGTAA
- a CDS encoding LTA synthase family protein — MKEKMKQAFAEYRFFFIAIALLWIKTFIIYKTAFELPMDNKVQELILFINPISSIVLFLGITLYFKGRTHRRMIVAVSAIMSFVMYANMVFYRFFNDFITIPVLFQTSNMGDLGNSVFELIQPTDLLVFIDIVILAYFMRRADYRPARASRKQITITFAAAIVLFIVNVGIAETERPQLLTRTFDREMLIKNIGSYNYHIYDSIIQSKAKAQRAFADGSEITDVENYSRANYKEPNPEMFGKAKGKNVFVISVESTQNFVINESVNGKEITPFMNDLIKDSYYFPNFYHQTGQGKTSDSEFLLDNSLYPLPSGAVFFTHSQNQYNATPEILKEQGYYSSVQHANNKSFWNRDIMYDNFGYDRYYSLKDFEVTPENSIGWGLKDKDFFKQSIPHLKEMQAMNKPFYTKYITLTNHFPFTLEEEDETIPEWTSSDGTVNRYFTTVRYTDEALKEFFDDVKEAGLYEDSIFIMYGDHYGISENHNDAMGQFLGKEITPFESTQLQKVPLIIHMPGEKGKTMETVGGQIDLKPTILHLLGIDTKGDIQLGSDLFSKDREDFAVLRDNSYITKDNVFTDGKCYDKATGEPVEGENNACEPYSERAKTELDMSDRIIYGDLLRFYDKDKAKDKAVKQEEKQKQ, encoded by the coding sequence ATGAAAGAAAAAATGAAACAAGCTTTTGCTGAATATAGATTTTTCTTTATAGCAATTGCTTTATTGTGGATTAAAACATTTATCATTTATAAAACGGCATTTGAACTGCCGATGGACAACAAAGTTCAAGAGTTAATTCTGTTTATTAACCCGATTAGTTCCATCGTTCTTTTCCTAGGTATAACACTTTACTTCAAGGGAAGAACGCACAGAAGAATGATCGTGGCAGTCAGTGCGATCATGAGTTTTGTTATGTATGCCAATATGGTGTTCTATCGTTTCTTTAATGACTTTATTACCATTCCAGTTTTGTTTCAAACAAGCAACATGGGTGACTTAGGTAATAGCGTATTTGAATTGATTCAACCTACTGATTTATTGGTATTCATTGATATCGTTATTTTGGCTTATTTTATGAGACGAGCTGATTACCGTCCTGCACGTGCTTCACGCAAGCAGATCACGATTACTTTTGCTGCTGCAATTGTATTATTTATTGTTAATGTTGGTATCGCAGAAACTGAAAGACCGCAATTGTTAACACGTACTTTTGACCGTGAAATGTTGATTAAAAACATCGGTTCATATAATTATCACATCTATGATTCCATCATTCAATCTAAAGCAAAAGCACAGCGTGCATTTGCTGATGGAAGTGAGATTACAGATGTTGAGAACTACTCACGTGCAAATTATAAAGAACCAAATCCTGAAATGTTTGGAAAAGCGAAAGGTAAGAACGTTTTCGTTATTTCAGTTGAATCAACACAAAACTTTGTTATAAATGAGTCGGTAAACGGTAAAGAGATCACGCCGTTTATGAATGATCTAATCAAAGACAGTTATTACTTCCCTAACTTCTATCACCAAACAGGGCAAGGTAAAACGTCTGATTCAGAGTTTTTATTAGATAACTCTTTATACCCACTTCCAAGTGGAGCGGTTTTCTTTACTCATTCTCAGAACCAATACAATGCAACACCAGAAATTTTAAAAGAGCAAGGTTACTATTCATCCGTACAGCATGCTAATAACAAAAGTTTCTGGAACCGTGATATCATGTATGATAATTTCGGTTACGACCGTTATTACTCATTAAAAGATTTCGAGGTAACACCTGAGAACTCAATTGGATGGGGCTTAAAGGATAAAGATTTCTTTAAACAATCCATTCCACATCTAAAAGAGATGCAAGCGATGAACAAACCGTTCTATACGAAATATATTACGTTAACGAATCACTTCCCGTTTACGTTAGAAGAGGAAGATGAGACGATTCCAGAATGGACGTCTAGCGATGGAACAGTTAACCGTTACTTTACAACCGTTCGCTATACAGACGAAGCTTTAAAAGAGTTTTTCGATGATGTTAAAGAAGCAGGTCTTTATGAAGATTCAATCTTTATCATGTATGGTGACCATTATGGGATTTCCGAAAACCATAATGATGCGATGGGGCAATTCTTAGGAAAAGAAATTACTCCTTTTGAATCTACTCAATTGCAAAAAGTACCTTTAATCATTCATATGCCAGGTGAAAAAGGAAAGACGATGGAAACAGTCGGTGGACAGATCGACCTTAAACCAACGATTCTTCACTTGTTAGGTATTGATACAAAAGGTGACATTCAGCTTGGCTCTGATTTATTCTCTAAAGACAGAGAAGATTTTGCTGTACTTCGTGATAATTCTTATATCACTAAAGATAATGTGTTCACAGACGGCAAGTGTTATGACAAAGCAACGGGTGAACCTGTTGAAGGTGAGAACAATGCTTGTGAGCCATACAGTGAACGCGCTAAGACTGAACTTGATATGTCAGATCGTATCATTTATGGAGATCTTTTAAGATTCTACGATAAAGATAAAGCAAAAGATAAAGCTGTTAAGCAAGAAGAAAAGCAAAAACAGTAA
- a CDS encoding ROK family glucokinase, which yields MEKWLVGVDLGGTTIKIAFVTLDGHIVEKWEIPTNISEDGKHIVTDITESINLKLKDLSEPKEKLEAIGMGAPGFIDMKTGFIYHAVNIGWRDYPLKEELEKATGLSVIVDNDANIAAIGEMWRGAGDGEGNLLMVTLGTGVGGGIIVNGHIMHGTNGMAGEIGHITAIPDGGAPCNCGRTGCIETIASATGISRISKEKALHDTSSSLNAILKENGVIKAKDVVEAVEMGDQVAIDTLEEVTFHLGLVIANLANSINPGKIVIGGGVSKAGHTLMERLEQKFKHFALPRVAEGAEMKVATLGNDAGVIGGAWLAKHNR from the coding sequence ATGGAGAAATGGTTAGTTGGTGTTGATTTAGGTGGAACGACAATTAAAATCGCTTTTGTAACGTTAGACGGTCATATTGTAGAGAAATGGGAGATCCCTACAAACATTAGCGAAGACGGAAAGCATATCGTTACGGATATTACTGAATCCATTAATTTAAAGCTAAAAGATTTATCAGAACCAAAAGAAAAGCTTGAAGCAATTGGAATGGGCGCACCAGGTTTCATCGATATGAAAACAGGATTCATCTACCATGCCGTTAACATCGGTTGGAGAGATTACCCGTTAAAAGAAGAGCTAGAAAAAGCAACAGGTCTTTCTGTCATCGTTGATAACGATGCTAACATCGCCGCGATCGGAGAAATGTGGCGTGGTGCAGGTGATGGTGAAGGTAACTTATTGATGGTTACATTAGGTACTGGAGTAGGTGGCGGAATTATCGTAAATGGACATATTATGCATGGAACAAACGGTATGGCTGGGGAGATCGGCCATATTACGGCTATACCAGATGGTGGAGCTCCATGTAACTGTGGTCGTACCGGCTGCATTGAAACGATCGCTTCTGCAACAGGTATCTCACGAATTTCAAAAGAAAAAGCTCTTCATGACACATCTTCGTCTCTTAATGCAATATTAAAAGAAAATGGTGTGATAAAAGCTAAAGATGTTGTTGAAGCTGTTGAAATGGGAGATCAAGTAGCAATTGATACGTTGGAAGAAGTGACATTCCATTTAGGATTAGTGATAGCAAACCTTGCAAACAGCATTAATCCAGGGAAGATCGTAATCGGTGGAGGAGTCTCTAAAGCAGGTCATACCCTAATGGAACGTTTAGAACAGAAATTTAAACACTTTGCACTTCCGAGAGTTGCTGAGGGTGCTGAAATGAAAGTGGCTACGTTAGGCAACGACGCTGGTGTAATCGGAGGAGCTTGGTTAGCGAAACACAACCGCTAA
- a CDS encoding YqgQ family protein — translation MKTMYDVQQLLKRFGTFIYTGNKIADLELIQDEVRELYEQKLIDVNEFKNAIIIIRAAHNKLQ, via the coding sequence ATGAAAACAATGTATGATGTTCAACAGCTATTAAAAAGGTTTGGAACCTTTATATATACAGGAAACAAGATAGCTGATTTAGAATTGATTCAAGACGAAGTTAGAGAACTCTATGAACAAAAACTCATTGATGTAAACGAATTCAAGAATGCAATCATCATTATTCGCGCAGCACACAATAAATTACAATAG
- a CDS encoding spore germination protein, whose protein sequence is MSYLPKKQPLSPNFNENVQYMKDQLGVDISFDCIHLDLEYAGRRMALFMVDGFVKDDILHYLMKLLADLEPGQLDPDPLVKLMKTYLPYIEISTSDDLNQGIDWVLSGPTVLLVEGVSEILQIDARTYPVRGPEEPDVERVVRGARDGFVETIVFNTALTRRRVRDRSLRMEYMSIGRRSKTDVCISYIEDIADPHIVERIKESLKKIDTDGLPMGEKTVEEFICGRHLNPYPLVRYTERPDTAAVHLFEGHVLVYVDGSPSVLITPTTFWHHLQHAEEYRQKPVVGAYLRFVRFLAVWISIFLLPLWYLFSVQKELLPVNLSFIGPEEIGVVPLFLQFVIIELGMDMLRMATIHTPTSVSTGLGLVSAIVVGQVAIEAGLFVNEVVLYIAVAAIGTFATPTYELSLANRLLRLSLLGLTALLGVPGYIVGFTLAVLFFVSFKSFHIPYLWPFIPFNPKAIRDVILRIPMPLKNRRPIVLHPKDPDR, encoded by the coding sequence ATGTCATATCTGCCAAAAAAACAACCTCTTTCACCAAATTTTAATGAAAACGTTCAGTATATGAAAGATCAACTAGGCGTCGATATAAGTTTTGATTGTATTCATCTTGATTTAGAATATGCCGGAAGAAGAATGGCCTTATTTATGGTAGATGGATTCGTTAAAGATGATATTCTTCATTATTTAATGAAGTTACTAGCCGATCTCGAGCCAGGTCAATTAGATCCGGATCCACTTGTAAAGTTGATGAAGACGTATCTGCCCTATATAGAAATCTCTACGTCAGATGATTTGAACCAAGGAATCGATTGGGTTTTAAGTGGTCCCACAGTTCTGCTCGTTGAGGGAGTTTCTGAAATCCTTCAAATCGATGCAAGAACATACCCGGTTCGAGGACCTGAAGAACCGGATGTTGAGCGCGTTGTTAGAGGAGCAAGAGATGGTTTTGTCGAAACAATCGTGTTCAATACCGCACTCACGAGAAGAAGAGTTCGTGATCGTTCACTTCGTATGGAGTACATGAGTATAGGCAGGCGATCGAAGACTGACGTATGTATTTCTTATATTGAAGATATTGCAGATCCGCATATCGTGGAACGAATTAAGGAATCATTGAAAAAAATTGATACGGATGGACTTCCGATGGGTGAGAAAACAGTCGAAGAATTTATCTGTGGCCGGCACCTCAATCCTTATCCGTTAGTGAGGTATACAGAACGTCCTGATACAGCAGCGGTTCATTTATTTGAAGGACATGTTTTAGTTTATGTAGATGGATCACCGTCTGTCTTGATCACACCAACCACTTTTTGGCATCATCTCCAGCATGCAGAAGAATACAGGCAGAAACCGGTCGTTGGTGCTTATTTAAGGTTTGTGCGATTTTTAGCTGTGTGGATATCGATCTTTTTATTGCCATTATGGTACCTGTTTTCCGTACAGAAAGAACTTCTACCAGTGAATTTATCCTTCATAGGTCCTGAAGAGATAGGTGTCGTCCCATTGTTTTTGCAGTTTGTGATCATCGAACTAGGTATGGATATGCTCAGAATGGCTACGATTCATACGCCTACATCTGTTTCAACCGGACTAGGATTGGTCTCAGCGATTGTGGTCGGACAAGTAGCGATTGAAGCTGGTTTATTTGTAAATGAAGTAGTGCTCTATATTGCTGTAGCTGCAATTGGAACATTTGCTACTCCAACGTATGAGCTTAGTCTAGCAAATCGGTTATTAAGACTTTCTTTATTAGGTTTAACTGCACTGTTAGGTGTACCAGGATATATAGTAGGCTTTACATTAGCCGTATTATTCTTTGTGTCGTTCAAGTCCTTCCATATACCTTATCTCTGGCCTTTCATTCCTTTTAATCCAAAGGCGATCCGAGATGTGATCTTAAGGATTCCAATGCCATTAAAGAACAGAAGGCCAATCGTATTGCACCCAAAAGACCCCGACCGTTAA